GGCCCTGTTCAAGAAGGTGCCCAACTTTGCTGCCGCTGGCCAGAGCACCCAACTCATCGTAGGCGCTTCAGCCGAAAACGACCACCAGATCATCAAGCTCACCGACTCGCTCTACAAGGGCTACGGCTTGAAGCGGGTGTATTACTCGGGCTACATTCCGGTGAGCGGCGACGCCCGCCTGCCGCAAGTGACCCAGCCGCCCGTGATTCGGGAGCACCGGCTCTACCAGACCGACTGGCTCATGCGCTTCTACGGCTTTGAGGCCGACGAAATTCTGGACCCCGAGCATCCCTTCCTGGACCTGGAAATTGACCCCAAGCTGGCCTGGGCCCTGCGCAACCGCCACGTGTTTCCGGTCGACATCAACACGGCTGACTACGAGATGATCCTGCGCATTCCCGGGGTGGGAGCCCGCTCGGCCAAGCGCATCGTGGCCGCCCGCCGCTTCTCGCCGCTCAGCCTCGACCATTTGCACAAGTTTGGGGTGGTGCTCAAGCGGGCCAAGTACTTCATTACCTGCAAAGGCCAGGCCCTCGAAACCCGCGACTACGACGAGCAAAGCATCCGCCGCCAGATTTTGTTTGGCTCGGGTTCGGTCCGCTCGGCGCTGGTCACCCAGCAGCTCGATTTGTTTGCCCAGGCCGGTTAAGGGCTTGGGTTTGGTGCCCGAAGAAAGGAATTGTGAAAAGGCGACACCAACTTTTTAGTACGCAGTAAATCAACATCTTTCTTCTGACTCCACGCTTACCTGCTTAATTACCAAGATGATGACTATCACTCACCGCGGTGCCGACGCGTCGGCCGCCATCCAGGAACCCAAACCCGAAAAAGTAGCTCGCCTGGCTTGCTGCTGCAAGCTCAGCGACCTGCTGCCCATCGTGCGCCAGCTGCACGAGAAATCCCGCGCCCAGCACGCCCAAACGGCCAATCGGCCGGAGGCAGCCTAACCCCAACTGCAACCCCGGCGCTATGCTAGCGGTAAAGCGTAGGGTGCACTACGAACTCGAACATCATTACGTCGATACCAACGGCGTCCGCCTGCACGTGGTGCAGTGCGGCCCCGCGCACGGCCCGCTCGTGGTTTTGCTGCACGGCTTTCCCGAATTCTGGTATGCCTGGCATCGGCAGCTGCACACGCTGGCCGCGGCAGGCTACCGGGTGTGGGCTCCCGACCAGCGCGGCTACAACCTGAGCGAAAAGCCCCGCCGCGTAGCAGACTACCGCATCGACACGCTGGCCCGCGACGTGCTGGGCCTGCTCGACGCGGCCGGTGAGCAGCAAGCTTTCATCGTGGGCCACGACTGGGGCGCGGCTGTGGCCTGGCACTTGGCGGCGCACTACCCGGCGCGGGTGCGCAAGGCGGCCATGCTCAACGTGCCCCACCCGGATGTGATGTTGCATACGCTCGGCCGCAGCCTGGAGCAGCTGCGCAAAAGCTGGTACATCTTCTTTTTCCAGTTACCGGGGCTGCCTGAGTGGCTGGTGCGCCGCCGCAACTGGTCCTTTGGCCGGCAGGCATTGGTGGGCACCAGTCGGCGCGGCACGTTCAGCACCGCTGATTTGGCCGAGTATGTAGCTGCCTGGCAACAGCCTCGGGCCATGCGCAGCATGATCAACTGGTACCGGGCGGCGGTGCGCACTCCGCGGCAACTGAAGTCAGCGGGTCGGGTAACGGTGCCGGTACACATTATCTGGGGCGTGAAGGATGCCTTTCTGAAGCGCGAAATGGCCGAGAAAAGCCTGATGCTGTGTGAGCAGGCCCAGCTGACCTATCTGCCGGCCAGTCATTGGGTGCAGCACGAAGAGGCAGAAGCCGTGAATGGGCTGTTGCTCCGATTTTTTGACGCTTGAACCCAGCCTGCCTTTCCGCTACTATGAGCCGCTCCCTGACTCCACTGAATCAACCCAATGCAGTTGGCAAGCCACGGGCCACGGTGCGCCCCGCGGCGCCAGCTCTTACGGCCCCACCGCTGGACTACACCTACGACGGTTCGTTTGACGGGCTGATGACGGTGCTGTTCACGATTTATGACCGCAAAGCCCCGCCCAACAGCATTCAGCCGGAGGGCGCGGTGCAGGGCGGGCTATTCACCCAGCCGCTGCTGGTCGAAACCCACGAAGCTGCGGCGGCGCGGGTGTGGGAGGGGCTGCTGTTGCACATGCGGGAGGAAGCCCGGACGCGGCTGTTTCACGCCTTTCTAAGTGAACAGCCCGACCGGGAGCTGCTTATCTTCCGTTACGCCGATTTGGCCATGCGCTCCGCCCAGGACATTGCCGAAAACTACACCGACGACAACGTGCGGCGGGTGGCTCACCTTTCCCAACAGATGGGCCGTGAAAAGCACCGGATGGAGGCTTTCGTGCGCTTCGAAAAAACAGCCGACGAGCTGTTTCACGCTACCATCGAGCCCGATTTCGACGTGCTCCCGCTCATTGCCCCCCACTTCACCAAGCGCTACGCCGACCAGCGCTGGCTCATTTACGACCAGCGCCGGCACTACGGGCTCTACTACGACCTGCACCGTACCGACATCGTGCAGTTTGAGCCTGACACCACCGCGCCCCGCCGTTCGGAGGTATCGGCCACGGTGCTCGATGAGCGGGAGCCGCTGTTTAAGGTGTTGTGGCAGACGTATTTTGACCACGTCAATATTCCGGAACGCAAAAATATCAAGCTACACCGGCGGCACATTCCGTTGCGCTACTGGAAGTATTTGAGCGAAAAGCAGCCCCGGGAAACTCGGTTTGAGCCGATTCGAAATAAGCGGCCCCAGCCCTAGCTGACCTTGCGGCTCGGATAAAACCATTTTACTTTGTCCTGGCTCTGCCGCTGCTCTACAGCGCGGCAGGGCCAGGACAACACATTTAAATTCACCTTAGCGGCGTAGTGTATGGGTAGCGTATTGGTTTTTGGGGCTTCCGGGCAATTAGGGCAGTGCCTGGCGCACGTAGCCCGGGAAAGAAGCATGACCGAGCTGGTTTTTCTGCCCGAAGCGCAGGCCAATATCCTCGACCCAGCTGGGCTGCAGGCTATTTTCGCGGAGCACCGCCCGGCTTACGCCATCAACTGCGCCGCCTACACGGCCGTGGACAAGGCCGAGGATGAGGTGGATATAGCCCGCAAAGTGAACCGCGACGGAGTGGCCAATCTGAGCAAACTCTGCGCCGAGCACGGCACCACGCTGATTCACATTTCCACCGACTTCGTTTTTGCCGGCACCGGCAATCAGCCCCTGGTGGAAACCGACGAAACGGCTCCTATTAGCGTGTATGGCCTCACCAAGCTGGAAGGCGAGCAGGTAATTCCGGAGTTTACCGACCGGTATTTTGTGCTGCGTACCAGCTGGCTGTATTCCGAGTATGCCGGCAACTTCGTCAAAACCATGCTCAAGCTGGGCCGGGAGCGGGACGAGCTGCGCGTTATCTGGGACCAGCTCGGCACGCCTACCTACGCCATTGACCTGGCCGGCTGCATCCTGAGCATTATTGCCGACGGTAATCAGCAGTTCGGAACTTACCACTATAGCAACGAAGGCGTTACCTCGTGGTACGATTTTGCCACGACCATCTTTGAGCTGAGCAAGACGGCGGTGAAAACCACGCCCATCCGCACGGCCGAATATCCTACAAAGGCCACGCGCCCGGCTTACTCGGTGATGGACAAAACCAAAGCCAAAACCCAGCTAGGCGTAGCCATTCCACACTGGCAGGAAAGTCTGCGGGTGTGCATTAGCCGGCTGGCGGCCGTGGAGGCATAGTTATCCACATACGTTGTGAACAAGTGAGCCGCTGCCCATAACCGGGAGCGGCTCACTTGTTTATACCAGGCTTAGTCGAAAATTTTGATCCGGCAAGCAGGTCGTTTTAAGCCAGCTGCGAGTTGCCGTAAAACCGGTTGACCAGCCAGGCTGCCGTGACGAAGGCCAAGCCCACACCGCACACACCCGGCCACTGGTAGTGGTGCCAGGCCGTGCCGCCGACCAACGAGCCTACCGAACCACCGATAAAATACAGGGTCATGTAAATGGTGTTGAGGCGACTGCGGGCTTCCGGGACCAGGGAAAAAATGCGGGACTGGTTGGAAATGTGGGTGGCCTGCACACCGATATCCAGTACGATAACGCCCACGATAAGCCCCACCAAGTGGTACCCCCCCACGGCCAGCACCCCGTACGCCACCAACGACATCAGGATGCCAATGTTGATGGCGTAGGCCGGCCCGCGGGTATCGGCCGACTTACCGGCCAACGGCGCCGCCAGGGCCCCCAATGCACCAATTAGGCCGAAAAAGCCGGCCACGTCGCTCTTGTAGAAATAGGGGCTGCCTTCGAGGAAAAACACCAGCGTAGTCCAGAACACGCTGAACGAGGCAAACAGGAAGGCTCCCGTCAGGGCCGACTTGCGCAGTACCGGCAGTGTGCGGGTGAGTGTGGCCAGGGACTTCATCAGGCTGCCGTAGGTGCCTTCGAAGTCGGGCTGGTCTTTGGGCAGCTTCACGGCCAGCACCACGGCCAGGGCCAGCATGACGCCGCTGCCAATGCCGAATACCAACCGCCAGCCGCCGTGGGCCCCGATGTAGCCGCTGAGCGTGCGGGACGCCAGAATCCCAATCAGCAAACCGCTCATGATTTTGCCCACGACCCGGCCTCGCTCGGCATCCGAGGCCAGGTGGGCAGCCATGGGCACCAGCAGCTGGGGTACGGCCGAGAAAATCCCAATCAGCAGGCTGGCCCCAATCAGCAGCAGGAAGGAGGGAGCCAGGGCCGCCGCGGCCATAGCGCCAGCCGAAAATAGCAGCAGCAGCAGAATCAGGCGCTTACGCTCCAGCTTGTCGCCCAGGGGTACCACGAAAAACAAGCCCAGCGTGTACCCCACCTGGGTGAGCGTAGCTACCAGACTAGCTTGACTGTCGGTGAGGCGGAACGTGCGCCCAATGTCGGCCAGCAGGGGCTGGTTGTAATAGATATTGGCCACGACCAGGCCGCAGGCAATGGCCATAAGCCAGACCAGGCCGGGCGTAAGAGGGGTGTGAGCCTTGGTGGGAGCGGCTGCTTGGGGAGCAGAAGAAATCATGGTTGGGAAGAAGCCAGCCACCGCCGGGGCGGAGCAGGCACGCTAGTAAAATAAAAACGCCGGGCAACTGTCGTCCGCGGCGGGGCATCTGTCGGGGCAACAGCCGGTCCCGACAGGCCCGGATGAAACCGCGTAGTGCTAAACCCTCAGCCATGTTGAAGAGTTACAAAAAGGTCAATAATCTAGCCGGAGTGCTGGTTTTTGGCCTGGCCCTGACGACCTACCTGCTCACGCTGGAACCCACCGTAAGCTTCTGGGACTGCGGCGAATTCATTGCCAGCGCCAACAAATTGCTGGTTCCCCATCCGCCCGGCGCACCTACTTTTTTGCTGCTGGGGCGGCTGATTTCATTACTGGCCATTGACCCAACCCACGTGGCGGCCTGGATTAACGGCCTCTCGGCCCTGAGCAGCGCCCTGACCGTGCTCTTTCTGTTCTGGACCATCACGATGCTGGCTAAAAAGCTCGTATTGCGCGGCGCAGGCAGTGTTGTGGAGCCCACCGGCGGCCAAACCCTACAGATTCTGGGCGCCGGCGTGGTCGGGGCGCTGGCCTTCACCTTCTCCGACTCGTTCTGGTTTAACGCCGTGGAAGCCGAGGTGTACGCCATGTCGGCTTTGTGCACGGCCGTGGTGGTGTGGCTGATGCTGAAGTGGGAAAGCCGCGCCGCCGAGCCCGATTCCGACAAGTGGCTGATTCTGATTGCCTACGTTATTGGCCTCAGCATCGGGGTCCACCTGCTCAACCTGCTGGCCTTGCCGGCCCTGGGCTTGCTCTACTATTTTCGCAAAACCAGCCAGCCGACAACCCGCGGCGGCCTGCTCGCGCTGAGCTTGAGCGGGGCTTTGGTGCTGGCTATCCTGCTGGGCATTATTCCGGGTTTACCCTCGTTGGCGGGAGATTTTGAGGTGTTTTTTGTCAACTCTGTCGGGCTGCCGTTCAACAGCGGCGTGGTTATTTTTCTGGTGCTGCTGGTCGGCGTCCTTGGTACTGGTTTCTGGTTTGCCCGACGTACTGGCCGGGTGCGCCTGCACACGGCCCTGCTGAGCTTGGTGTTTATCCTGATTGGCTACTCAACCTACCTGATTGTGCCGATTCGCTCCGGCTTCAATCCCGCTCTCGACGAAAATAACCCCGAGGATGTGCTGTCCTTTGTGAGCTACCTCAAGCGGGAGCAGTACGGTTCCCGGCCCTTGCTCTACGGTCCGCAGTTCAACGCCCAGCCCATCGACCAGCAGCAGGGCGCCCCGCGCTACGAGCGGAGCCACGACGCCCAGGGCCACGACACCTACGTGGTGGCCGAGCGGCGCCTGGAAACCATCTATAGCGACCAGGACAAGATGCTGCTGCCCCGCCTCTACAGCAACCAGCCGGGCCACGTGCGGGCCTACCAAAGCTGGGTGGGCGTGCAGCCCGACCAGAAACCAACCATGGCCCAAAACCTGGCGTTTCTGGTCAAGTACCAGATTGGCCACATGTACTGGCGCTACTTCCTCTGGAACTTTGTGGGCCGGGAAAGTGACGTGCAGCAGGCCGGCGTATTGTGGCCGGGGAGCTCTAAAAACGGCTTGCCGGCCGAGCTGGCTAACAACCGGGCCCGCAATAATTTTTACGCTCTGCCGCTGGCGCTGGGGTTGTTGGGCTTGTTTTACCAGGTGAAGCGCGACGGGCGCAATGCGCTGGTGGTGGGCCTGCTGTTCGTGCTGACCGGCCTGGCCATCGTGCTGTATCTGAATCAGCCGCCCACCGAACCCCGGGAGCGGGATTATACCTTTGCCGGCTCGTTCTACGCCTTTGCCATCTGGATTGGGCTGGGCGTGCTGGCCTTACACGAGCTGCTGCGCTACGTGCTGCGCCCCGAGCGGCTGCGGCTGGTAGCGGCCCCGCTGCTGGCCTTGGCCGTGCCGGCCATCATGGCCGCCCAGGGCTGGGACGACCACAACCGCTCGAACCGCTACGCCGCCCTGGACTGGGCCAAGAACATGCTTAGCAGCGTGGCGCCTAACGCCATCCTGATTACCTACGCCGACAACGACACGTTTCCGCTGTGGTACGCCCAGAACGTGGAAAACTTCCGCCCCGACGTGCGCGTGGCCGTGCTCAGCTACCTCAACACCGACTGGTACGTGGACCAGATGAAGCAGCCAGCCAACCGGTCGCAGCCCTGGCCCTTGTCGTTGACTCATAAGGATTATTCGCAGGGCACCAACGACTACCTGCCCTACGTGGAAAACCCTGCCGTGACGGCGCTGAACGTGAAGGAATTCATGCAGCTGGTAAAGCAAAACAGCCCGCTGCTGCAAGTCCAAACCCAGTCGGGCAAAAGCCTGCTTTCCTATCCAACTACCAACTTTTACCTCGACGTGGATACGGCTGCGGTGCGCCGCATGGGCATTATCCCGAAGGAGCGGAGCAAGCAGTTGGTGGCCCGCATGAGCTGGCAGGCCAGTAAGGAGGCGCTGGAGAAAAACGCGCTGGTCATTCTGGACTTGCTGGCCAACAACGACTGGCAGCGGCCCGTGTACCTTTCCACCAGCATTCCACAGCAGGACTACGCCGGCCTCGACAACTATATGCAGCTCGAAGGCTTGGCATACCGCGTGCTGCCCGCCCAAAACCCGGCTGCGCAGGCTCGAGAAGTCGGAGCGGTATCTACCGAGTTGCTGTTCGACTCGCTCATGCGCAAGTTTTCCTACCGCAACCTCAACCGGCCCGACGTGTACTACGACGAAACCATCCGGCGCACCACGAGCCAGTACCGGGAGCAGTTTGCGCGGTTGTCGCAGGCCTATATCAAGGCCGGGGAGCCCGCCAAGGCCCGGCAGGTGGTGGAGCGTTGCCTGCGCGTGATGCCCGACGACACGATTCCCTTCGACTACAACAGCGCCGACTTGATTGCGCCCTTGGTGCAGCTCGGGGAAGTAAAGCGCGCCCACGCCCTGTTCGATTTGCTCACCGACCGAACCCAGCAGTCCTTGGCCTACTACAGCCAGCACGAGCCCGACTTATTTGAGCGCGAAATTGGGGTTAATATTATCACGCTGCAGCACCTCTACCAAGCCGCCGCCGATACCAACGACCGGGTCCGGGCCGCCCGGGTGGCGGCGCTGG
Above is a genomic segment from Hymenobacter cellulosivorans containing:
- a CDS encoding putative DNA modification/repair radical SAM protein yields the protein MNERIQEKLSILADAAKYDVSCSSSGGKRKNENKGLGNAEGMGICHSFTEDGRCVSLLKILLTNYCIFDCAYCVSRRSNDVKRAAFTVDEVVDLTMNFYRRNYIEGLFLSSGIFKDSDYTMERLVRIIKKLRTEHKFNGYIHVKTIPGASPELIAEAGLYADRLSVNIELPSELSLTTLAPEKNYQEILTPMGQIRDGITQNKEEKALFKKVPNFAAAGQSTQLIVGASAENDHQIIKLTDSLYKGYGLKRVYYSGYIPVSGDARLPQVTQPPVIREHRLYQTDWLMRFYGFEADEILDPEHPFLDLEIDPKLAWALRNRHVFPVDINTADYEMILRIPGVGARSAKRIVAARRFSPLSLDHLHKFGVVLKRAKYFITCKGQALETRDYDEQSIRRQILFGSGSVRSALVTQQLDLFAQAG
- a CDS encoding alpha/beta fold hydrolase, which encodes MLAVKRRVHYELEHHYVDTNGVRLHVVQCGPAHGPLVVLLHGFPEFWYAWHRQLHTLAAAGYRVWAPDQRGYNLSEKPRRVADYRIDTLARDVLGLLDAAGEQQAFIVGHDWGAAVAWHLAAHYPARVRKAAMLNVPHPDVMLHTLGRSLEQLRKSWYIFFFQLPGLPEWLVRRRNWSFGRQALVGTSRRGTFSTADLAEYVAAWQQPRAMRSMINWYRAAVRTPRQLKSAGRVTVPVHIIWGVKDAFLKREMAEKSLMLCEQAQLTYLPASHWVQHEEAEAVNGLLLRFFDA
- a CDS encoding TIGR03915 family putative DNA repair protein; the encoded protein is MSRSLTPLNQPNAVGKPRATVRPAAPALTAPPLDYTYDGSFDGLMTVLFTIYDRKAPPNSIQPEGAVQGGLFTQPLLVETHEAAAARVWEGLLLHMREEARTRLFHAFLSEQPDRELLIFRYADLAMRSAQDIAENYTDDNVRRVAHLSQQMGREKHRMEAFVRFEKTADELFHATIEPDFDVLPLIAPHFTKRYADQRWLIYDQRRHYGLYYDLHRTDIVQFEPDTTAPRRSEVSATVLDEREPLFKVLWQTYFDHVNIPERKNIKLHRRHIPLRYWKYLSEKQPRETRFEPIRNKRPQP
- the rfbD gene encoding dTDP-4-dehydrorhamnose reductase — protein: MGSVLVFGASGQLGQCLAHVARERSMTELVFLPEAQANILDPAGLQAIFAEHRPAYAINCAAYTAVDKAEDEVDIARKVNRDGVANLSKLCAEHGTTLIHISTDFVFAGTGNQPLVETDETAPISVYGLTKLEGEQVIPEFTDRYFVLRTSWLYSEYAGNFVKTMLKLGRERDELRVIWDQLGTPTYAIDLAGCILSIIADGNQQFGTYHYSNEGVTSWYDFATTIFELSKTAVKTTPIRTAEYPTKATRPAYSVMDKTKAKTQLGVAIPHWQESLRVCISRLAAVEA
- a CDS encoding MFS transporter; the protein is MISSAPQAAAPTKAHTPLTPGLVWLMAIACGLVVANIYYNQPLLADIGRTFRLTDSQASLVATLTQVGYTLGLFFVVPLGDKLERKRLILLLLLFSAGAMAAAALAPSFLLLIGASLLIGIFSAVPQLLVPMAAHLASDAERGRVVGKIMSGLLIGILASRTLSGYIGAHGGWRLVFGIGSGVMLALAVVLAVKLPKDQPDFEGTYGSLMKSLATLTRTLPVLRKSALTGAFLFASFSVFWTTLVFFLEGSPYFYKSDVAGFFGLIGALGALAAPLAGKSADTRGPAYAINIGILMSLVAYGVLAVGGYHLVGLIVGVIVLDIGVQATHISNQSRIFSLVPEARSRLNTIYMTLYFIGGSVGSLVGGTAWHHYQWPGVCGVGLAFVTAAWLVNRFYGNSQLA
- a CDS encoding glycosyltransferase family 117 protein translates to MLKSYKKVNNLAGVLVFGLALTTYLLTLEPTVSFWDCGEFIASANKLLVPHPPGAPTFLLLGRLISLLAIDPTHVAAWINGLSALSSALTVLFLFWTITMLAKKLVLRGAGSVVEPTGGQTLQILGAGVVGALAFTFSDSFWFNAVEAEVYAMSALCTAVVVWLMLKWESRAAEPDSDKWLILIAYVIGLSIGVHLLNLLALPALGLLYYFRKTSQPTTRGGLLALSLSGALVLAILLGIIPGLPSLAGDFEVFFVNSVGLPFNSGVVIFLVLLVGVLGTGFWFARRTGRVRLHTALLSLVFILIGYSTYLIVPIRSGFNPALDENNPEDVLSFVSYLKREQYGSRPLLYGPQFNAQPIDQQQGAPRYERSHDAQGHDTYVVAERRLETIYSDQDKMLLPRLYSNQPGHVRAYQSWVGVQPDQKPTMAQNLAFLVKYQIGHMYWRYFLWNFVGRESDVQQAGVLWPGSSKNGLPAELANNRARNNFYALPLALGLLGLFYQVKRDGRNALVVGLLFVLTGLAIVLYLNQPPTEPRERDYTFAGSFYAFAIWIGLGVLALHELLRYVLRPERLRLVAAPLLALAVPAIMAAQGWDDHNRSNRYAALDWAKNMLSSVAPNAILITYADNDTFPLWYAQNVENFRPDVRVAVLSYLNTDWYVDQMKQPANRSQPWPLSLTHKDYSQGTNDYLPYVENPAVTALNVKEFMQLVKQNSPLLQVQTQSGKSLLSYPTTNFYLDVDTAAVRRMGIIPKERSKQLVARMSWQASKEALEKNALVILDLLANNDWQRPVYLSTSIPQQDYAGLDNYMQLEGLAYRVLPAQNPAAQAREVGAVSTELLFDSLMRKFSYRNLNRPDVYYDETIRRTTSQYREQFARLSQAYIKAGEPAKARQVVERCLRVMPDDTIPFDYNSADLIAPLVQLGEVKRAHALFDLLTDRTQQSLAYYSQHEPDLFEREIGVNIITLQHLYQAAADTNDRVRAARVAALAEQYYPRS